From the genome of Amycolatopsis sp. NBC_01488, one region includes:
- a CDS encoding VOC family protein yields MLNSAELVAFAPSTDLERSRAFYTDVAGLEFIEQTPFACVFRSGATMLRVTAVAEFTPQPFTVLGWAVDDIRAAVAGLRDRGVEFLTFDTLPQDTDKIWTTPGGRIAWFTDPDGNVLSLTEFTGN; encoded by the coding sequence ATGCTCAACTCAGCGGAACTGGTCGCCTTCGCACCGTCGACCGACTTGGAGCGCTCGCGCGCTTTCTACACGGATGTCGCCGGGCTCGAGTTCATCGAGCAGACCCCCTTCGCGTGCGTGTTCCGCAGTGGCGCGACCATGCTCCGCGTCACCGCCGTCGCGGAGTTCACGCCGCAGCCGTTCACCGTGCTCGGCTGGGCGGTCGACGACATCCGGGCGGCGGTGGCCGGGCTGCGCGACCGGGGCGTGGAGTTCCTCACGTTCGACACGCTGCCACAGGACACCGACAAGATCTGGACCACGCCCGGCGGCCGCATCGCCTGGTTCACCGATCCGGACGGGAACGTGCTGTCCCTGACGGAGTTCACTGGCAATTAA
- a CDS encoding tRNA adenosine deaminase-associated protein: MAVDEPVTGFAVAVVREDGRWRCSALDPGALTELDAAITELGKLRSTGASFGLLAVDDEFFVIVRPSPRGPSLLLSDAAAALDYDIAADVLDVLRVDPPDEEDDSVWPEGDLEILADLGLPGPELEVIVGEVDLYPDEQLQMVAQRCGFGTEFAKLLDEL; this comes from the coding sequence ATGGCGGTGGATGAGCCGGTCACGGGCTTCGCGGTAGCCGTGGTCCGGGAAGACGGTCGGTGGCGGTGCAGCGCGCTCGACCCGGGGGCGTTGACCGAGCTCGACGCGGCGATCACAGAACTGGGCAAACTACGGTCCACCGGCGCGTCCTTCGGGCTGCTGGCGGTCGACGACGAGTTCTTCGTCATCGTCCGGCCGAGTCCACGGGGGCCGTCGCTGCTGCTCTCGGACGCGGCGGCGGCGCTGGACTACGACATCGCGGCGGACGTCCTCGACGTCCTGCGCGTCGATCCGCCGGACGAAGAGGACGACTCCGTCTGGCCCGAGGGCGACCTGGAGATCCTCGCCGACCTCGGGCTGCCCGGGCCGGAACTGGAGGTCATCGTCGGCGAGGTCGACCTGTACCCGGACGAGCAGCTGCAGATGGTCGCGCAGCGCTGCGGGTTCGGCACCGAGTTCGCCAAGCTCCTGGACGAGCTCTGA
- a CDS encoding ABC transporter permease, translated as MTGWVARPGRWVVWAVVAFFFVNLAGVVLSVVVDSFGVQWFGTWLPDGFTTHWYADAWREFDLSDVLLTTAIVALVVIAVSVAVGVPAAYALARRSFPGKRLVMLLFVLPILIPPITYGIPLATVLYKFHLAGTITGVILANLVPSVPFVVLTMTPFIEQIDPKIEAAARMSGARTVSVFTRILGPLLLPGILAASILVLVRTVGMFELTFLTAGPDSTTLVVALYNSVFAAGIRANQSVDAMATIYTASMLVLLIVALRFVNPTQLVTRIREET; from the coding sequence ATGACCGGTTGGGTCGCGCGTCCCGGACGTTGGGTCGTCTGGGCCGTCGTCGCGTTCTTCTTCGTCAACCTGGCCGGCGTGGTGCTCTCGGTGGTCGTCGACTCGTTCGGCGTCCAATGGTTCGGTACCTGGCTCCCGGACGGCTTCACCACCCACTGGTACGCCGACGCCTGGCGCGAGTTCGACCTCTCCGACGTCCTCCTCACCACGGCGATCGTCGCGCTCGTGGTGATCGCCGTGTCGGTGGCGGTCGGCGTCCCGGCCGCCTACGCGCTGGCCCGCCGCTCGTTCCCCGGCAAGCGCCTGGTGATGCTGCTGTTCGTGCTGCCGATCCTGATCCCTCCCATCACCTACGGCATTCCGCTCGCCACCGTGCTCTACAAGTTCCACCTGGCCGGCACGATCACCGGCGTCATCCTGGCGAACCTCGTGCCGTCGGTGCCGTTCGTGGTGCTGACGATGACGCCGTTCATCGAGCAGATCGACCCGAAGATCGAAGCCGCCGCGCGCATGTCCGGTGCGCGCACGGTCTCGGTGTTCACCCGGATCCTGGGCCCGCTGCTGCTGCCGGGCATCCTGGCCGCCTCGATCCTCGTGCTCGTCCGGACGGTCGGCATGTTCGAGCTGACGTTCCTCACCGCCGGCCCGGACTCGACGACCCTCGTCGTGGCGCTCTACAACTCCGTGTTCGCCGCGGGCATCCGGGCCAACCAGTCGGTCGACGCCATGGCGACCATCTACACCGCCTCCATGCTCGTGCTCCTCATCGTCGCGTTGCGGTTCGTGAACCCGACCCAGCTGGTGACCCGGATCCGGGAGGAGACCTAG
- a CDS encoding CsbD family protein: MTMKDKVRQTMGGAREKLGAATGNRRLEASGRMQRRRAQVAEVAHDLRSKARGLMRDAQVRRRPDRPADPW; the protein is encoded by the coding sequence ATGACGATGAAGGACAAGGTCCGCCAGACCATGGGCGGCGCGCGCGAAAAGCTGGGCGCGGCGACGGGCAACCGCCGTCTCGAAGCCTCCGGACGCATGCAGCGCCGCCGCGCACAGGTGGCCGAGGTGGCCCACGACCTGCGCTCGAAGGCCCGAGGCCTGATGCGAGACGCGCAGGTCAGGCGTCGGCCGGACCGCCCCGCCGACCCCTGGTGA
- a CDS encoding phosphocholine-specific phospholipase C has translation MSRPLTWRKLTPEEVGMGRIRRRTVLGGAAAATVAGSLSASCAVPARKGTIDDVRHVVVLMQENRSFDHYFGTMAGVRGFGDRAALRDVFRQRGKGAPVLPFRVDTSVVDGQDLSELPHDWNSTHRAWNGGAYDAWVAAKGPMTMGYFTHDDIPFQRALASAFTLCDHYFCSIQGPTQPNRLFHWTGTIDPDGVAGGPVTHNFPDYEPSFHWTTYPERLESAGITWRIYANDEERGVPEHFVGDYGDNPLWLFRNFHDALYSMDPAKRRLAERANLRTKLLPDSGQGKDLDHVLAAFLADCAAGTLPAVSWVVAPYGYCEHPAARPVDGGAYVQRMLKALWDKPELWESTVVFINYDENDGFFDHVVPPTPPPGTPGEYLPGNRPEKGAASGPPLPIGLGPRVPMTVVSPWSRGGWVNSQVFDHTSVLRFLETWTGVREPNISAWRRAICGDLTSCFDFRAHDTTIPLLPDANALRADADRTQPRLPKPGLGPGALVQDPGTAKARPLPYQPVAWAVAEPGALKLHLANHGTQTLQLAAYAYHAGGASQRFDVGPNTELAGQVPYAESYDIAIHGPNGFVVEASGKAGLDASVTFTPEPALRVTVTNSGPAPVALNDVTIAPETSHDFPVPTKNGWYDVTFEAPGWRRRFAGHLEDGRPSRTGP, from the coding sequence TTGTCCAGGCCGCTGACGTGGAGAAAGCTCACGCCCGAGGAGGTGGGCATGGGCCGGATCCGGCGGCGCACGGTGCTCGGCGGGGCGGCCGCGGCCACCGTCGCCGGCTCGCTGTCGGCCTCGTGCGCCGTGCCCGCGCGGAAGGGGACGATCGACGACGTCCGCCACGTCGTGGTGCTGATGCAGGAGAACCGGTCGTTCGACCACTACTTCGGCACCATGGCCGGCGTGCGCGGCTTCGGCGACCGCGCCGCCCTGCGCGACGTCTTCCGCCAGCGCGGCAAGGGCGCGCCAGTGCTGCCGTTCCGCGTGGACACGTCTGTTGTGGACGGCCAGGACCTCAGCGAGCTGCCACACGACTGGAACAGCACGCACCGCGCGTGGAACGGCGGCGCGTACGACGCCTGGGTGGCGGCGAAGGGCCCCATGACGATGGGGTACTTCACGCACGACGACATCCCGTTCCAGCGCGCGCTGGCGAGCGCCTTCACGCTGTGCGACCACTACTTCTGCTCGATTCAGGGCCCGACGCAGCCGAACCGGCTGTTCCACTGGACCGGCACGATCGACCCGGACGGCGTGGCGGGCGGCCCGGTCACCCACAACTTCCCGGACTACGAGCCGTCGTTCCACTGGACGACCTACCCGGAGCGGCTCGAGTCCGCCGGGATCACGTGGCGGATCTACGCGAACGACGAGGAACGCGGCGTCCCCGAGCACTTCGTCGGCGACTACGGCGACAACCCGCTGTGGCTGTTCCGGAACTTCCACGACGCGCTGTACTCGATGGACCCGGCGAAGCGGCGGCTGGCCGAGCGCGCGAACCTGCGCACGAAGCTGCTGCCCGACTCCGGCCAGGGCAAGGACCTCGACCACGTGCTGGCCGCGTTCCTCGCCGACTGCGCGGCCGGGACGCTGCCCGCGGTGTCGTGGGTCGTGGCCCCGTACGGCTACTGCGAGCACCCCGCCGCCCGGCCGGTCGACGGCGGCGCGTACGTCCAGCGGATGCTGAAAGCGTTGTGGGACAAGCCGGAACTGTGGGAATCGACCGTCGTCTTCATCAATTACGACGAAAACGACGGCTTCTTCGACCACGTCGTCCCGCCGACACCGCCACCCGGAACGCCGGGCGAGTACCTGCCGGGAAACCGGCCGGAGAAGGGTGCGGCGTCCGGACCGCCGCTGCCGATCGGGCTGGGGCCGCGGGTGCCGATGACCGTCGTCTCGCCCTGGAGCCGCGGCGGCTGGGTGAACTCGCAGGTCTTCGACCACACGTCGGTGCTGCGCTTCCTCGAGACGTGGACCGGGGTGCGCGAGCCGAACATCTCGGCCTGGCGTCGCGCCATCTGCGGCGACCTGACCAGCTGTTTCGACTTCCGCGCGCACGACACGACCATCCCGCTGCTGCCGGACGCGAACGCGTTGCGCGCCGACGCCGACCGGACGCAGCCCCGGCTGCCGAAGCCCGGTCTGGGCCCGGGGGCGCTGGTGCAGGACCCCGGCACGGCGAAGGCGCGCCCGCTGCCGTACCAGCCGGTCGCCTGGGCCGTGGCCGAGCCGGGCGCGCTGAAGCTGCACCTGGCCAACCACGGCACGCAGACGCTGCAGCTGGCCGCGTACGCCTACCACGCGGGCGGGGCGTCACAGCGCTTCGACGTCGGCCCGAACACCGAGCTGGCGGGCCAAGTCCCGTACGCCGAGTCCTACGACATCGCGATCCACGGCCCGAACGGCTTCGTCGTCGAGGCCTCCGGCAAAGCGGGCCTCGACGCTTCCGTCACGTTCACCCCGGAGCCCGCGTTGCGCGTCACGGTGACCAACAGCGGGCCCGCGCCGGTCGCGCTGAACGACGTCACGATCGCGCCGGAAACCTCGCACGACTTCCCGGTGCCGACGAAGAACGGCTGGTACGACGTCACGTTCGAGGCACCGGGCTGGCGGCGCCGCTTCGCCGGGCACCTCGAGGACGGCCGCCCCTCGCGGACCGGCCCCTAA
- a CDS encoding nucleoside deaminase has protein sequence MEAALEAARAPGSDVPIGAVVFGPDGLPLAAARNARVELGDPTAHAEILALRAAAGVVGDGWRLEGCTLAVTLEPCTMCAGALVLARVSRLVFGAWEPKTGAVGSLWDVVRDRRLNHRPEVHGGVLAAECASVLETYFAMRRCLP, from the coding sequence GTGGAGGCCGCGCTCGAAGCCGCGCGCGCTCCCGGCTCGGACGTGCCGATCGGGGCGGTCGTGTTCGGCCCCGACGGCCTCCCCCTGGCGGCGGCCCGCAACGCCCGCGTCGAGCTGGGCGACCCGACGGCGCACGCGGAGATCCTCGCGCTCCGCGCGGCGGCGGGCGTGGTGGGCGACGGCTGGCGCCTGGAGGGCTGCACGCTGGCGGTGACGCTGGAGCCGTGCACGATGTGCGCGGGCGCGCTGGTGCTGGCGCGCGTTTCCAGGCTCGTGTTCGGGGCGTGGGAGCCGAAGACGGGCGCGGTCGGGTCGCTGTGGGACGTCGTACGCGACCGCCGTCTCAACCACCGCCCGGAGGTCCACGGCGGCGTGCTGGCCGCGGAGTGCGCGTCGGTGCTGGAGACGTACTTCGCGATGCGTCGCTGTCTCCCGTAG
- a CDS encoding MerR family transcriptional regulator: MRYSIGELARRTGLTIKAVRFYSDRGLVPPSGRNAAGHRRYDDAALARLDLIRTLRELGVDLATIRRVVDGEATVADVAARHAEALEVQIRVLRVRHAVLAAVAKRGSTPEETTLMHELARLSEVERRRLVDAFLAEALGGRADLDGIARTLTPELPEDPRPEQLEAWIGLAELLRDKEFRAILRRLTEQHEGGLRRDLAAEVRDAVTPALEAGVAPRSPEATAIVGGLGRDPRQVREWLRLVNDPRRERYLRLLAVVNGWAAPDSLAPAFDWLTAATA; this comes from the coding sequence ATGCGGTATTCGATCGGCGAGCTGGCCCGCCGCACCGGGCTGACGATCAAGGCCGTCCGGTTCTACTCCGACCGCGGTCTCGTGCCGCCGTCCGGGCGCAACGCCGCAGGTCATCGCCGTTACGACGACGCCGCGCTCGCCCGCCTCGACCTCATCCGCACCCTCCGCGAGCTGGGCGTCGACCTCGCCACGATCCGGCGGGTCGTCGACGGCGAAGCGACCGTCGCCGACGTCGCGGCGAGGCACGCCGAGGCCCTGGAAGTGCAGATCCGCGTGCTGCGCGTGCGTCACGCGGTGCTGGCGGCCGTGGCGAAACGCGGCTCGACCCCGGAGGAGACGACCCTGATGCACGAGCTGGCCCGACTGTCCGAAGTGGAACGACGTCGCCTGGTCGACGCCTTCCTCGCCGAGGCCCTGGGAGGCCGCGCCGACCTCGACGGCATCGCCCGCACGCTGACCCCGGAACTGCCGGAGGACCCACGCCCCGAGCAGCTCGAAGCGTGGATCGGGCTGGCCGAACTGCTGCGGGACAAGGAGTTCCGCGCGATCCTGCGCCGGCTCACGGAACAGCACGAAGGTGGCCTGCGCCGCGACTTGGCCGCCGAGGTCCGCGACGCCGTCACGCCGGCCCTGGAAGCCGGAGTCGCGCCGAGGTCGCCGGAGGCCACGGCGATCGTCGGCGGGCTCGGCCGTGACCCCCGTCAGGTGCGGGAATGGCTCCGCCTCGTCAACGATCCCCGGCGCGAGCGCTACCTGCGGCTGCTCGCGGTGGTCAACGGCTGGGCCGCGCCGGACAGCCTGGCTCCGGCGTTCGACTGGCTGACCGCGGCTACGGCCTGA
- a CDS encoding heme-degrading domain-containing protein: MTEADRLAQLADQEERLQFARFDNETALALGAQLLAAARERGLPVTISVRRNGQRLFHAALPGTSADNDAWIDRKSRVVDRYGHSSFYVGTQFRAKGGSFEQDSRLNPDEYAAHGGVFPVLVRGVGPVGTVGVSGLPQADDHAFVVEQLELFLAS, encoded by the coding sequence ATGACCGAAGCCGACCGCCTCGCCCAGCTCGCTGACCAGGAGGAACGCCTCCAGTTCGCCCGGTTCGACAACGAGACGGCCCTGGCTCTCGGCGCCCAGCTGCTGGCCGCCGCGAGGGAGCGCGGGCTGCCGGTGACGATCTCGGTCCGGCGCAACGGCCAGCGCCTCTTCCACGCGGCGCTGCCCGGGACGTCCGCGGACAACGACGCGTGGATCGACCGCAAGAGCCGCGTGGTGGACCGCTACGGCCACAGCTCGTTCTACGTGGGCACCCAGTTCCGCGCGAAGGGCGGCTCGTTCGAGCAGGACTCCCGCCTGAACCCGGACGAGTACGCGGCTCACGGCGGCGTGTTCCCGGTCTTGGTGCGCGGCGTGGGCCCGGTGGGGACGGTGGGCGTTTCGGGACTGCCGCAGGCCGACGACCACGCGTTCGTCGTCGAGCAGCTCGAGCTGTTCCTGGCTTCGTGA
- a CDS encoding M20 metallopeptidase family protein, translating into MTGPTDLPTLPGTPFAGLLDDARALQDRTVALRRVVHRHPEQGLHLPRTQAALREALDGLPLEITEGKATTSLTAVLRGARPGPAVLLRGDMDALPLTEETGLDFASEDAESMHACGHDTHVAMLASAARLLAERKDQLAGSVVFMFQPGEEGHHGARFMIHEGVLDAAGTRVERAFGVHILANLRSGLLSVRPGPQMASADSFTVHVTGKGGHGSAPQHTIDPVPAAAAMVGALHTMISRRVSVFDPAVLSVTRIQAGTTTNIIPETAELQGTIRTLSEPTRALVRDELYKVCEQVGAAYGCRVVADVEPGYPVTVNDDRVAAEVLGLGEAVLGRQNVELMADPLMGAEDFSYVLQRVQGAYAFLGACPPGVDPAEAAANHSNRVLFDEDAMPSGVAMLAAFALDALR; encoded by the coding sequence ATGACCGGCCCCACTGACCTGCCCACGCTGCCCGGCACGCCGTTCGCCGGCCTCCTCGACGACGCGCGGGCGCTGCAAGACCGCACGGTCGCGCTCCGGCGCGTCGTGCACCGCCACCCGGAGCAGGGGCTCCACCTGCCGCGCACCCAGGCGGCGCTCCGGGAAGCCCTCGACGGCCTGCCGCTGGAGATCACCGAAGGCAAGGCCACGACGTCGCTGACGGCCGTCCTGCGCGGCGCGCGCCCCGGCCCGGCGGTGCTGCTGCGTGGCGACATGGACGCGCTGCCGCTGACCGAGGAGACGGGGCTGGACTTCGCCTCCGAGGACGCGGAGTCGATGCACGCGTGCGGGCACGACACGCACGTCGCGATGCTGGCCTCGGCGGCCCGGCTGCTCGCCGAGCGCAAAGATCAGCTGGCGGGGTCGGTCGTGTTCATGTTCCAGCCGGGCGAGGAGGGGCACCACGGCGCCCGGTTCATGATCCACGAAGGTGTGCTCGACGCCGCCGGGACGCGGGTCGAGCGCGCGTTCGGCGTCCACATCCTCGCCAACCTCCGCAGCGGGCTGCTGTCGGTCCGGCCGGGCCCGCAGATGGCGTCGGCGGACTCGTTCACGGTGCACGTCACCGGCAAGGGCGGCCACGGCTCCGCGCCGCAGCACACGATCGACCCGGTGCCGGCGGCCGCGGCGATGGTCGGCGCGCTGCACACGATGATCAGCCGCCGGGTCAGCGTGTTCGACCCGGCGGTGCTCTCCGTGACGCGGATCCAGGCCGGCACGACGACGAACATCATCCCGGAGACCGCCGAGCTGCAGGGCACGATCCGCACGCTGTCCGAGCCGACGCGCGCGCTGGTCCGCGACGAGCTGTACAAGGTGTGCGAGCAGGTCGGCGCGGCGTACGGCTGCCGCGTCGTCGCCGACGTCGAGCCGGGCTACCCGGTGACCGTCAACGACGACCGCGTCGCCGCCGAGGTCCTGGGGCTCGGGGAGGCCGTGCTCGGCAGGCAGAACGTCGAGCTGATGGCGGATCCACTGATGGGTGCCGAGGACTTTTCCTATGTCCTCCAACGGGTTCAGGGCGCGTACGCGTTCCTGGGCGCGTGCCCGCCCGGCGTCGACCCGGCCGAAGCGGCGGCGAACCACTCCAACCGCGTGCTCTTCGACGAGGACGCGATGCCGAGCGGCGTCGCGATGCTCGCCGCGTTCGCGCTGGACGCCCTGCGTTAG
- a CDS encoding ABC transporter ATP-binding protein — MTFEQLRLDGVSRSFGTANALSGLDLAIVRGEFVALLGPSGCGKSTALNCLAGLLPLTGGSIWLDDARIDGQPPERRGFGMVFQNYALFPHMTVRANVGFGLKMRKVGRADARRRVDEALRLVQLTDHAAKFPAQLSGGQQQRVAIARAVVLEPPVVLMDEPLSNLDAKLRLEMRMEIRRLHQTLGLTTVYVTHDQEEALSLADRLVVLRDGTVQQVGTPEEVYAQPVNSYVASFMGYRNLLDVTVTGTTGSSVTVAGAGVRLTGRGSVTEGPAKVAIRPEDFEVGDGAANALDVTVEIVEYHGRELSVSARLESGTPVYFRTDKRLAPGDTAKIGVPAERVLVFAP; from the coding sequence GTGACGTTCGAGCAGCTCCGGCTGGACGGGGTGTCCCGGAGCTTCGGCACCGCGAACGCCCTCAGCGGCCTCGACCTCGCCATCGTGCGCGGCGAGTTCGTGGCCCTGCTCGGCCCGTCCGGCTGCGGCAAGTCGACCGCGCTGAACTGCCTGGCCGGCCTGCTGCCCCTGACGGGCGGCAGCATCTGGCTCGACGACGCCCGCATCGACGGCCAGCCCCCGGAGCGGCGCGGGTTCGGGATGGTCTTCCAGAACTACGCGCTGTTCCCGCACATGACGGTCCGTGCCAACGTCGGCTTCGGCCTCAAGATGCGCAAGGTCGGCCGCGCCGACGCCCGGCGGCGGGTCGACGAGGCCCTGCGCCTGGTCCAGCTCACCGATCACGCGGCGAAGTTCCCCGCGCAGCTCTCCGGTGGGCAGCAGCAGCGCGTCGCCATCGCACGGGCCGTCGTGCTGGAGCCGCCGGTCGTCCTGATGGACGAGCCGCTGTCCAACCTGGACGCCAAGCTCCGGCTCGAGATGCGGATGGAGATCCGCCGCCTCCACCAGACGCTCGGCTTGACCACGGTGTACGTCACGCACGACCAGGAGGAGGCCCTGTCCCTGGCCGACCGCCTGGTGGTCCTGCGCGACGGCACGGTCCAGCAGGTCGGCACGCCCGAGGAGGTCTACGCCCAGCCGGTGAACAGCTACGTCGCGTCGTTCATGGGCTACCGCAACCTCCTGGACGTGACGGTCACCGGCACCACGGGCTCGTCGGTCACCGTGGCGGGCGCCGGCGTCCGGCTGACGGGCCGTGGGTCAGTCACCGAAGGCCCGGCCAAGGTGGCGATCCGCCCGGAGGACTTCGAGGTCGGCGACGGCGCGGCCAACGCCCTCGACGTGACGGTCGAGATCGTCGAGTACCACGGCCGCGAGCTGTCGGTCTCGGCCCGCCTCGAGAGCGGGACGCCGGTGTACTTCCGGACGGACAAGCGCCTGGCCCCGGGAGACACAGCCAAGATCGGTGTCCCGGCCGAGCGGGTCCTGGTGTTCGCGCCATGA
- a CDS encoding ABC transporter permease → MTAVASARPALRHRLAERGIDRTLFLLVPGLLVILCLFLYPFLYGLQLSFAPRQGGVFANYARFFGDPYLRDTVWTTLGIALPATFVNVLASIPIAYVMRGRVRGKRLLTTILVVPITLGTVLTAQGLIMYGGPAGWLNKVLTVLGITDDPLPLIHNYTGVLLSLVITGFPFSFLLTLSYLSGIDPSLEKAAATLGANWVQRFRRITLPLLAPGLAITFCLSFVMAFSVFPSAQLVGDPANETRVISIAAYHAAFEEYDYSMGSAVAMLMAVVMLIVIGLVMTWRATLYRGATGGKG, encoded by the coding sequence ATGACCGCCGTCGCGAGCGCCCGGCCCGCACTGCGTCACCGCTTGGCGGAGCGCGGCATCGACCGCACCCTGTTCCTCCTGGTACCTGGTCTGCTGGTCATCCTCTGCCTGTTCCTGTACCCCTTCCTCTACGGTCTCCAGCTGTCCTTCGCCCCGCGCCAGGGCGGGGTCTTCGCCAACTACGCGCGGTTCTTCGGCGACCCGTACCTGCGCGACACCGTCTGGACGACGCTCGGTATCGCGCTGCCCGCGACGTTCGTCAACGTGCTCGCCAGCATCCCGATCGCCTACGTGATGCGCGGCCGCGTCCGCGGCAAGCGCCTCCTGACGACGATCCTCGTCGTGCCGATCACGCTCGGCACGGTGCTCACCGCCCAGGGCCTGATCATGTACGGCGGCCCGGCCGGCTGGCTGAACAAGGTGCTCACCGTCCTCGGCATCACCGACGACCCCCTCCCGCTGATCCACAACTACACCGGCGTGCTGCTCTCCCTGGTGATCACCGGTTTCCCGTTCTCCTTCCTGCTGACGCTGTCCTATCTCTCGGGCATCGACCCCTCCTTGGAGAAAGCGGCCGCGACGCTCGGCGCGAACTGGGTCCAGCGCTTCCGGCGGATCACGCTGCCCCTGCTCGCTCCCGGCCTGGCGATCACCTTCTGCCTTTCGTTCGTGATGGCGTTCTCGGTCTTCCCCTCGGCGCAGCTCGTCGGCGACCCCGCGAACGAGACCCGCGTCATCTCGATCGCGGCCTACCACGCCGCGTTCGAGGAGTACGACTACTCGATGGGCTCGGCCGTCGCGATGCTCATGGCGGTGGTCATGCTGATCGTGATCGGCCTGGTCATGACGTGGCGCGCCACGCTGTACCGCGGAGCCACCGGAGGCAAGGGATGA
- the thrS gene encoding threonine--tRNA ligase, which produces MLTEARGGRPGLRLVVTRLAVHEESTMHDHRKLGRELGLFDTDPLIGAGLPYWLPDGAIVRHSLEEYVRGLERRAGYRHVNSPVLGKRELYEISGHWSHYRDDMYPPMDVGGEQLVLRPSLCPHHALIYRSRGRSYRELPLRIAEIGGMYRSELSGVLGGLSRVRAIQLNDAHIFCAPDQVEAEAAAALALIRQAYGALGISPARYRLSLPGDGGKYVPGNWDHAVGILRSVLDGLPYDAVEGEAAFYGPKIDVQIVDGAGRESTLSTVQIDFPMPERFGLEYVGADAAKHRPVMVHRSIIGSVERAVAQLVEVHGGAFPAWLAPVQLRLLPLSSAEIPYAQEILDRCDDLRVEIASEGSLGARIRDGRLVPFQAVLGPQEVAAGQLSLRLRDGRRVDARPAADALAWIRAEVRP; this is translated from the coding sequence ATGCTCACCGAAGCCCGGGGCGGTCGCCCCGGGCTTCGTCTTGTGGTCACCCGCCTCGCCGTCCACGAGGAGTCCACAATGCACGACCACCGCAAGCTCGGCCGTGAGCTCGGCCTGTTCGACACCGACCCGCTCATCGGCGCCGGGCTGCCCTACTGGCTGCCCGACGGCGCGATCGTCCGCCACAGCCTGGAGGAGTACGTCCGCGGTCTCGAACGCCGCGCGGGATACCGGCACGTCAATTCCCCCGTCCTCGGCAAACGCGAGCTGTACGAGATCTCCGGCCACTGGTCGCACTACCGCGACGACATGTACCCGCCGATGGACGTCGGCGGCGAGCAGCTCGTGCTGCGGCCGAGCCTCTGCCCGCACCACGCGCTGATCTACCGTTCGCGCGGCCGCAGCTACCGCGAACTGCCGCTGCGCATCGCCGAAATCGGCGGGATGTACCGCAGTGAGCTTTCCGGCGTGCTCGGCGGGTTGAGCCGCGTGCGCGCGATCCAGCTCAACGACGCGCACATCTTCTGCGCCCCCGACCAGGTCGAAGCCGAGGCCGCCGCCGCGCTGGCCCTGATCCGGCAGGCCTACGGCGCACTCGGCATCAGCCCGGCCCGCTACCGGCTTTCCCTGCCCGGCGACGGCGGGAAGTACGTTCCCGGGAACTGGGACCACGCGGTGGGAATCCTGCGTTCGGTCCTCGACGGGCTCCCGTACGACGCGGTCGAGGGCGAAGCGGCCTTCTACGGGCCGAAGATCGACGTCCAGATCGTCGACGGCGCGGGCCGCGAATCGACCCTGTCCACCGTGCAGATCGACTTCCCCATGCCCGAGCGGTTCGGCCTCGAGTACGTCGGCGCGGACGCGGCGAAACACCGGCCGGTCATGGTGCACCGCAGCATCATCGGCAGCGTCGAACGCGCGGTCGCTCAGCTGGTCGAGGTGCACGGCGGCGCGTTCCCGGCCTGGCTGGCGCCGGTGCAACTGCGGCTGCTCCCGCTGTCCTCCGCCGAAATCCCTTACGCACAGGAAATCCTGGACCGGTGTGACGACCTGCGGGTCGAGATCGCGTCCGAAGGCAGCCTCGGCGCGCGGATCCGGGACGGCCGGCTGGTGCCGTTCCAGGCCGTGCTCGGGCCACAGGAGGTCGCCGCCGGGCAGCTTTCCCTGCGGCTGCGCGACGGACGCCGGGTCGACGCGCGGCCGGCGGCTGACGCGCTGGCGTGGATCAGGGCCGAGGTCAGGCCGTAG